A single Xiphias gladius isolate SHS-SW01 ecotype Sanya breed wild chromosome 22, ASM1685928v1, whole genome shotgun sequence DNA region contains:
- the syt11b gene encoding synaptotagmin-11b: MADIIELGPTYAMSPVLAGFLGAGVLVLVVVVLVLLWSFCQRRYLRISGRYKLHGDRYCDAEDPPYKFIHMLKGISIYPESLSGSKRIVRGIRRADRSDRDGERGCTTAPAAGRGMVLVDAENNILDMPGQLQMSHLVPPAGPVPDPDQARVERALPVRADYCCLDSSSASSSQTSSKTASPFTPASSDPEPEPSLGSISLTVDYNFPKKALVVTIVGARGLPAMDEQAGSSDPYVKMTILPEKKHRVKTRVLRKTLDPLFDETFTFYGVAYSSLPELTLHFLVLSFDRFARDDVIGEAVVPLKGVDPSTGRVHLSQQITKRNMQCESRGELLASLSYQPVSHRLSVVVLKARHLPKMDITGLSANPYVKVNVFYGRKRIAKKKTHVKKCTLNPVFNESFIYDIPPELLPEISVEFLVVDFDRTTKNEVLGRLLLGLHSPSPSGASHWREVCENPRRQISKWHNLSEY; encoded by the exons ATGGCGGACATCATCGAGCTGGGACCCACCTACG ccaTGTCTCCAGTGCTGGCGGGTTTCCTGGGAGCTGGTGTTCTGGTTTTGGTTGTGGTGGTTCTGGTTCTGCTCTGGTCTTTCTGTCAGCGCCGTTACCTACGCATCTCTGGACGCTACAAGCTGCATGGCGACCGTTACTGCGATGCCGAGGACCCGCCCTACAAGTTCATCCACATGCTGAAGGGCATCAGCATTTACCCAGAATCCCTCAGCGGTAGCAAGAGGATCGTGCGTGGTATCCGACGGGCCGACCGCTCCGACCGTGACGGAGAGCGAGGCTGCACCACTGCCCCCGCAGCAGGGAGGGGCATGGTGCTGGTGGATGCTGAGAACAACATCCTGGATATGCCGGGGCAGTTGCAGATGAGTCACCTGGTTCCCCCCGCTGGGCCAGTCCCTGATCCTGACCAGGCCCGGGTGGAGCGGGCGCTGCCGGTCCGTGCCGACTACTGCTGCCTGGACAGCAGCTCGGCCAGCAGCAGCCAGACCAGCAGCAAGACTGCGTCTCCCTTCACCCCCGCCTCCTCGGACCCGGAGCCGGAGCCCAGCCTGGGCTCCATCAGCCTCACCGTCGACTACAACTTCCCCAAGAAGGCCCTGGTGGTGACCATTGTCGGGGCCCGGGGCCTCCCCGCCATGGACGAGCAGGCGGGCAGCTCAGACCCCTACGTGAAGATGACCATCCTGCCTGAGAAGAAACACCGTGTCAAGACCCGCGTGCTGAGGAAGACCCTGGACCCCTTGTTCGACGAGACCTTCACCTTCTACGGCGTGGCCTACAGCTCGCTGCCCGAGCTCACCCTGCACTTCTTGGTCCTCAGCTTCGACCGCTTCGCCCGTGACGATGTCATTGGGGAGGCCGTGGTGCCACTGAAGGGCGTGGACCCGAGCACGGGCCGGGTCCACCTGAGCCAGCAGATCACCAAGAGGAACATGCAG TGTGAGAGTCGTGGAGAACTGCTGGCGTCTCTGTCCTACCAGCCCGTGTCTCATCGCCTCAGCGTGGTCGTCCTGAAGGCTCGACACCTCCCCAAGATGGACATCACCGGCCTGTCAGCAA aCCCCTACGTGAAGGTGAACGTCTTCTACGGACGTAAGCGCATCGCCAAGAAGAAGACCCATGTGAAGAAGTGCACGTTGAACCCGGTCTTCAACGAGTCCTTCATCTACGACATCCCGCCTGAGCTGCTGCCCGAGATCTCCGTGGAGTTCCTGGTGGTCGACTTCGACCGGACCACCAAGAACGAGGTGCTGGGCCGCCTGCTGCTCGGCCTCCACAGCCCCTCCCCCTCCGGAGCCTCCCACTGGAGGGAGGTCTGCGAAAACCCCCGCCGGCAGATCTCCAAATGGCACAACCTGAGCGAGTACTGA